In a genomic window of Paenibacillus sp.:
- a CDS encoding putative amidoligase domain-containing protein: MGVFVLHAGQPELSSFLRLLRVPSGTALPSAGPGAERWTVLSFRGTDAAQPPEASGVSQPAHAVRRALNARLRRADLRRHGLRAPDPRGEGRGALVRRFVVPVFGPDALGVYAPDGAAGSALAAGPIRGRLAPVPAGADGRYPTAARRAERAAVRAVYALGLDYAVVVVRLDADGQPLIASIDPTPMAAAGPFAASFAEAVNRLQAQLDEDRSATRTLLFGMDPEFVLRRAGPDGTSKIVPASRYFDRRGVVGCDSVRIGDRLAYPLAELRPSPAAEPQELLRNLYAAMRLAASRIDDAGLEWLAGGMPAPGLALGGHIHVSGVGLNADLLRALDNYVALPLALLEDSASARRRPRYGALGDFRRQFHGGFEYRTLPSWIVSPAVALGVISLAKVVCEHYRELRERPLARVDMQAHYYAGDKDALRPAALAAWTDLERTAGYARYAKALDRLKRRIERMEPWNGQSDVRAAWKIPPYRV; this comes from the coding sequence GTGGGCGTATTCGTGCTACACGCGGGACAGCCGGAGCTGTCGTCCTTTCTTCGGCTGCTGCGCGTCCCTTCGGGCACGGCGCTGCCTAGCGCCGGACCGGGGGCCGAACGGTGGACCGTCCTGTCGTTCCGGGGGACGGACGCCGCGCAGCCGCCCGAGGCGTCCGGCGTGTCGCAGCCGGCGCACGCCGTCCGCAGGGCGCTGAACGCGCGCCTTCGCCGGGCGGATTTGCGGCGGCACGGGCTGCGCGCGCCGGACCCGCGCGGCGAGGGCCGCGGCGCCCTCGTCCGCAGGTTCGTCGTTCCGGTATTCGGACCGGACGCACTGGGCGTGTACGCGCCGGACGGCGCCGCCGGATCCGCGCTTGCGGCCGGACCGATCCGCGGCCGGCTCGCCCCGGTGCCGGCCGGAGCCGACGGCCGGTACCCTACGGCGGCGCGCCGCGCGGAGCGCGCGGCGGTCCGCGCCGTATACGCGCTCGGCCTCGATTACGCCGTCGTCGTCGTCCGTCTCGACGCGGACGGCCAGCCGCTCATCGCATCGATCGACCCTACGCCGATGGCGGCGGCCGGACCGTTCGCCGCTTCGTTCGCCGAGGCCGTCAACCGGCTGCAGGCGCAGCTGGACGAGGACCGTTCGGCTACCCGCACGCTGCTGTTCGGCATGGATCCCGAATTCGTGCTGCGCCGCGCGGGCCCCGACGGCACGAGCAAAATCGTCCCGGCTTCCCGCTATTTCGATCGCCGCGGCGTTGTCGGCTGCGACAGCGTCCGCATCGGCGACAGACTCGCATACCCGCTTGCGGAGCTGCGGCCCTCCCCTGCGGCCGAGCCGCAGGAGCTGCTCCGCAACTTGTACGCCGCGATGCGCCTCGCCGCTTCGCGGATCGACGACGCCGGCCTCGAATGGCTGGCCGGAGGGATGCCCGCCCCAGGGCTAGCGCTCGGCGGGCATATCCATGTTAGCGGCGTTGGTCTCAACGCCGATCTATTGCGCGCCCTGGACAACTACGTGGCGCTGCCGCTCGCGCTGCTCGAAGACAGCGCGTCCGCGCGGCGTCGCCCCCGGTACGGCGCGCTAGGGGATTTCCGCCGCCAATTCCACGGCGGCTTCGAATACCGGACGCTCCCCTCGTGGATCGTCTCGCCGGCCGTCGCGCTGGGAGTGATCTCCCTCGCGAAGGTCGTGTGCGAGCACTACCGCGAGCTGCGGGAGCGTCCGCTCGCACGGGTAGACATGCAAGCGCATTATTACGCCGGAGACAAGGACGCGCTCCGCCCCGCGGCGCTCGCGGCGTGGACCGATCTCGAACGCACGGCGGGCTACGCGCGTTATGCGAAGGCGCTCGACCGGCTGAAGCGGCGCATCGAGCGGATGGAGCCGTGGAACGGGCAATCGGACGTGCGGGCCGCATGGAAAATACCGCCTTACCGCGTTTAG